The Microbacterium sp. LWO12-1.2 genome includes a window with the following:
- a CDS encoding SDR family NAD(P)-dependent oxidoreductase, protein MQLNGSSAIVTGGASGLGAATARALAAWGAEVFALDLPAAIAAAPAVDGVTFVATDVTDAAQVRAAVQAAGAGAALRTVVNCAGIAPSARILGRSGVHDPALFDTVIRVNLLGTFLVMSTAAEVIAQQTPDAQGQRGVVVNTASIAAYDGQVGQVAYAASKSAVVGMTLPAARDLASHGIRVCTIAPGIVDTPMLATVSDEYRANLAASVPFPQRLCDPIEYAQLVTMIVEHDYLNGETIRMDGALRMGAR, encoded by the coding sequence ATGCAGCTGAACGGCTCATCCGCCATCGTCACCGGGGGCGCCTCCGGGCTCGGGGCGGCGACAGCCCGCGCCCTGGCCGCATGGGGGGCAGAGGTCTTCGCCCTCGATCTCCCGGCAGCGATCGCCGCGGCACCCGCGGTCGACGGCGTCACCTTCGTCGCCACCGATGTCACCGACGCCGCCCAGGTGCGCGCTGCCGTGCAGGCAGCCGGCGCCGGGGCAGCCCTGCGCACCGTCGTCAACTGCGCCGGCATCGCTCCCTCCGCTCGCATCCTCGGGCGCTCAGGGGTGCACGATCCCGCGCTCTTCGACACCGTCATCCGCGTGAATCTGCTCGGCACCTTCCTGGTCATGTCGACGGCCGCCGAGGTCATCGCCCAGCAGACACCCGACGCACAGGGGCAGCGCGGGGTCGTCGTGAACACCGCCTCGATCGCTGCCTACGACGGTCAGGTGGGCCAGGTGGCGTATGCGGCATCCAAGAGCGCCGTCGTCGGCATGACGCTCCCCGCCGCGCGCGACCTCGCCTCACATGGCATCCGCGTCTGCACCATCGCCCCCGGGATCGTCGACACCCCGATGCTGGCGACGGTCAGCGACGAGTACCGCGCCAATCTCGCCGCGAGCGTCCCCTTCCCGCAGCGGCTGTGCGATCCGATCGAGTATGCGCAGCTGGTGACGATGATCGTCGAGCACGACTACTTGAACGGCGAGACCATCCGCATGGACGGCGCGCTCCGCATGGGCGCCCGATAA
- a CDS encoding acyl-CoA dehydrogenase family protein: MPVPRIMPTEESAELIELTREIVGKELRPIVSELDATASFPRDVFRTLGRAGLLSLPYPEEFDGGGQSYEVYLQVLEEVASASASVGVGVSVHILSCFGLFTSGSTEQKERWLPEMLSGDLLGAYCLSEAHAGSDPAAMRTRAMRDGDEYVINGAKAWTTHGGKADFYKVMARTGEGSRGISCFLVPADTPGLSADNPERKMGLMSSTTATMMFEEVRIPVERRLGTEGQGLPIALSGLDAGRLGIAAVATGLAQEALDVAVKYARERETFGRSIIEHQGLAFLLADMAAAVASARATYLAAARLKDAGRPYSHEASIAKLVCTDNAMKVTTDAVQVLGGAGYTKDFPTERYMREAKVMQIFEGTNQIQRLVISRGLAR; encoded by the coding sequence ATGCCCGTCCCCCGCATCATGCCCACGGAGGAGTCCGCCGAACTCATCGAGCTGACGCGCGAGATCGTGGGCAAGGAACTGCGCCCCATCGTCTCGGAGCTCGACGCGACGGCATCCTTCCCCCGCGATGTGTTCCGCACTCTGGGCCGGGCGGGGCTGCTGAGCCTGCCGTACCCGGAGGAGTTCGACGGCGGCGGACAGAGCTACGAGGTGTACCTCCAGGTGCTCGAGGAGGTGGCATCCGCATCCGCGTCCGTCGGGGTCGGGGTGAGCGTCCACATCCTGTCCTGCTTCGGCCTCTTCACCTCAGGAAGCACCGAGCAGAAGGAGCGGTGGCTTCCAGAGATGCTGTCCGGCGACCTGCTCGGCGCGTACTGCCTGTCCGAAGCGCACGCCGGCTCCGACCCCGCCGCGATGCGCACCCGCGCGATGCGCGACGGCGACGAATACGTGATCAACGGCGCCAAGGCGTGGACGACCCACGGCGGCAAAGCCGACTTCTACAAGGTCATGGCGCGCACCGGCGAGGGCAGCCGCGGCATCTCCTGTTTTCTCGTGCCCGCCGACACCCCCGGCCTCTCCGCCGACAACCCGGAACGGAAGATGGGGCTCATGAGCTCCACCACCGCCACGATGATGTTCGAGGAAGTACGCATCCCTGTCGAGCGTCGGCTCGGTACGGAAGGACAGGGGCTGCCCATCGCGCTGTCCGGGCTGGATGCCGGAAGACTGGGCATCGCCGCCGTGGCCACTGGTCTGGCTCAGGAGGCTCTCGACGTGGCGGTGAAGTACGCCCGCGAGCGAGAGACCTTCGGACGGTCGATCATCGAGCACCAGGGTCTCGCCTTCCTGCTCGCCGACATGGCCGCCGCGGTGGCCTCGGCGCGGGCGACCTACCTCGCCGCCGCGCGCCTCAAGGATGCCGGCCGGCCGTACTCCCACGAGGCGTCGATCGCCAAGCTCGTGTGCACCGACAACGCGATGAAGGTCACGACCGATGCCGTGCAGGTGCTCGGCGGCGCGGGTTACACCAAGGACTTCCCCACCGAGCGGTACATGCGCGAGGCGAAGGTCATGCAGATCTTCGAAGGAACGAACCAGATCCAGCGCCTCGTCATCAGCCGCGGCCTGGCGCGCTGA
- a CDS encoding dihydrolipoamide acetyltransferase family protein — MAEIQQFALPDVGEGLTEAEIVSWAVQPGDTVTTNQIIVEIETAKSLVELPSPFAGEVVALHFAEGDTVDVGEAIISIASGALERVPDADADAGADADDDDGEAIDAGPEAEEHPEEEPKLLVGYGPGAPRPRRRRGTAAQVAPAAGPIEPVTPAPAEAAAPIRCTPPVRKLAKDLGVDLATVTPTGAGATITQDDVLSAADTHRPSASTTPSSSEIRVPIRGVRKHTAAAMVSSAFTAPHVSEFVTFDITGTMELRSRLAARREFADVKLSPLSLIARAFLRAIERTPAANSRWDDAAQEIVQLSEVNLGVAAATPRGLVVPNIRSAQRLGLRDLSVAIAELAATARAGRTAPEAMAHGTATISNFGVFGVDAGTPILNPGETVILGVGSITRRPWVIGTGDAETIAPRWVTTLSLSFDHRVLDGQQASELLADTAAFLSEPELAVL; from the coding sequence ATGGCAGAGATCCAGCAGTTCGCGCTCCCCGATGTCGGGGAAGGGCTCACCGAGGCGGAGATCGTCTCCTGGGCCGTGCAGCCGGGAGACACGGTCACGACCAATCAGATCATCGTCGAGATCGAGACGGCGAAGTCGCTCGTGGAGCTGCCCTCACCGTTCGCGGGCGAGGTCGTGGCACTGCACTTCGCCGAGGGCGACACCGTCGACGTCGGCGAAGCCATCATCAGCATCGCGTCCGGCGCACTCGAACGAGTACCGGATGCGGATGCGGATGCGGGAGCCGATGCCGATGACGATGACGGCGAAGCCATCGACGCAGGCCCCGAGGCGGAAGAGCACCCCGAGGAAGAGCCGAAGCTCCTCGTCGGCTACGGCCCAGGAGCACCGCGCCCGCGGCGACGGCGCGGGACCGCCGCTCAGGTGGCCCCCGCGGCGGGCCCGATCGAGCCCGTGACGCCCGCCCCCGCAGAGGCCGCGGCACCGATCCGCTGCACCCCTCCGGTGCGGAAGCTGGCGAAGGATCTCGGTGTCGACCTCGCCACCGTCACACCGACCGGAGCGGGAGCGACGATCACCCAGGACGACGTCCTGTCCGCAGCCGACACGCACCGCCCGTCCGCATCGACGACCCCGTCATCCTCGGAGATCCGAGTGCCGATCCGAGGTGTGCGCAAGCACACGGCCGCAGCGATGGTCAGCTCGGCGTTCACCGCTCCGCACGTCTCCGAGTTCGTGACCTTCGACATCACCGGCACCATGGAGCTCCGTTCGCGCCTCGCCGCCCGGCGGGAGTTCGCCGACGTCAAGCTCAGCCCTCTGAGCCTGATCGCCCGGGCGTTCCTGCGCGCCATCGAACGCACCCCGGCGGCGAACTCACGGTGGGACGACGCGGCGCAGGAGATCGTGCAGCTGTCCGAGGTGAACCTGGGCGTCGCCGCCGCGACACCACGGGGGCTCGTGGTACCGAACATCCGCAGCGCGCAGCGTCTCGGCCTGCGGGACCTCAGCGTGGCGATCGCCGAACTCGCCGCCACGGCGCGCGCCGGCAGGACAGCGCCGGAGGCCATGGCCCACGGAACCGCGACGATCAGCAACTTCGGGGTGTTCGGGGTCGACGCCGGAACACCGATCCTCAATCCGGGCGAGACCGTGATCCTCGGCGTCGGCAGTATCACGCGCCGCCCCTGGGTCATCGGCACCGGCGATGCCGAGACCATCGCGCCGCGGTGGGTGACGACGCTGTCGCTGTCGTTCGACCATCGAGTGCTCGACGGCCAGCAGGCGTCCGAGCTCCTGGCCGACACCGCCGCCTTCCTGAGCGAGCCCGAGCTCGCCGTTCTCTGA
- a CDS encoding alpha-ketoacid dehydrogenase subunit beta, with translation MSTAIARALNDGLRSLLAEHDRVMLIGEDVGRLGGVFRVTDGLQQEFGELRVVDSPLGEAGIVGSAIGLAMAGYRPICEIQFDGFVFPAMNQIITQLAKYRHRSEGMVSLPVVIRIPFGGGIGAIEHHSESPEAYFAHTAGLRVVCPSSAQEAFDLIRLAVQSEDPVVFLEPKHNYWLKGDVDRDATPLPLGTARVVRTGHDLTLVTYGALVPTAVKVAEEAALDGRSVEVIDLRSLSPIDDATILASVERTGRLVVAHEASQTAGLGAEIIARVQDALFYSMAAPGIRVTGYDTPYPASRLERDWLPGVDRMLDAIDRSFTY, from the coding sequence GTGAGCACCGCGATCGCCCGCGCCCTGAACGACGGGCTCCGCTCGCTGCTCGCCGAGCACGACCGGGTGATGCTCATCGGCGAGGATGTCGGACGCCTCGGCGGCGTCTTCCGCGTCACCGACGGGCTGCAGCAGGAGTTCGGCGAGCTGCGGGTCGTCGATTCGCCCTTGGGGGAGGCCGGCATCGTCGGCAGCGCGATCGGCCTGGCGATGGCCGGCTACCGTCCCATCTGCGAGATCCAGTTCGACGGATTCGTGTTCCCCGCGATGAACCAGATCATCACCCAGCTCGCCAAGTACCGGCATCGCTCCGAGGGCATGGTGTCGCTCCCCGTCGTCATCCGCATCCCCTTCGGCGGCGGCATCGGCGCGATCGAGCACCACTCGGAATCGCCGGAGGCCTACTTCGCACATACGGCAGGGCTGCGGGTGGTGTGCCCCTCGTCCGCGCAGGAGGCGTTCGACCTCATCCGGCTCGCCGTGCAGAGCGAGGACCCGGTGGTGTTCCTCGAGCCCAAACACAACTACTGGCTCAAGGGCGACGTCGATCGTGACGCGACGCCCCTGCCGCTCGGCACAGCCAGAGTGGTCCGTACAGGACACGATCTGACGCTCGTCACATACGGCGCGCTCGTGCCGACGGCCGTGAAGGTCGCGGAGGAGGCAGCACTCGACGGCCGCTCGGTCGAGGTCATCGATCTGCGCAGCCTGTCTCCGATCGACGATGCCACGATCCTCGCCTCCGTCGAACGCACGGGTCGGCTCGTCGTCGCTCACGAGGCCTCGCAGACCGCCGGCCTCGGCGCCGAGATCATCGCCCGTGTGCAGGATGCGCTCTTCTACTCGATGGCTGCCCCCGGCATCCGGGTGACCGGGTACGACACTCCCTACCCGGCCAGCCGACTCGAACGCGACTGGCTCCCCGGTGTCGACCGCATGCTCGACGCCATCGATCGCAGCTTCACCTACTGA
- a CDS encoding thiamine pyrophosphate-dependent enzyme: MLHPEVTEVAPNDELFTCLSPDGVLHRETTAGGDLFVMYRDMVLSRRVDTEAIALQRQGELGLWPSMLGQEGAQVGAGRALRPRDIAFPTYREHAVAWCRGVDPVQLLGLFRGTTLGGWDPRENNFSLYTLVIGAQTLHAVGYAMGIVRDGDVGTGDPDRDRAVLVFLGDGALSEGETNEAFVWAAAQNLPIVFFCQNNQWAISAPYSVQSRVSVAQRAQGFGFRGVRVDGNDVVASHAATVDALDRARAGGGPTLIEAMTYRRNPHTTSDDDGRYRDAALTDQWSALDPIARLRTHLENSGVAEDFFAGVAAEEELLAERVRVGCRTLPDPDPASPFLHTLAEMPAELAQQLDAHLAFVAAGEEVAS; encoded by the coding sequence ATGCTGCACCCAGAGGTGACCGAGGTCGCCCCGAACGACGAACTCTTCACGTGCCTCAGCCCAGATGGAGTGCTCCACCGGGAGACCACCGCAGGCGGCGATCTCTTCGTGATGTACCGCGACATGGTGCTCAGTCGCCGTGTCGACACCGAAGCGATCGCCCTCCAGCGTCAGGGTGAGCTCGGCCTGTGGCCGTCGATGCTCGGCCAGGAAGGCGCGCAGGTGGGCGCCGGGCGCGCGCTCCGCCCTCGCGACATCGCCTTCCCCACGTATCGCGAGCATGCCGTCGCCTGGTGCCGCGGAGTCGATCCTGTGCAGTTGCTCGGCCTGTTCCGGGGCACCACCCTGGGCGGCTGGGACCCTCGCGAGAACAACTTCTCCCTCTACACGCTGGTCATCGGCGCACAGACCCTGCATGCCGTCGGCTATGCGATGGGCATCGTGCGAGACGGCGACGTCGGCACCGGCGACCCGGATCGCGATCGTGCCGTGCTCGTGTTCCTCGGCGACGGAGCGCTCAGCGAGGGCGAGACCAACGAGGCCTTCGTGTGGGCGGCGGCGCAGAACCTGCCGATCGTGTTCTTCTGCCAGAACAACCAGTGGGCGATCTCCGCCCCCTACTCCGTGCAGAGCAGGGTCTCGGTCGCTCAGCGCGCCCAGGGATTCGGCTTCCGCGGGGTACGCGTCGATGGCAACGACGTGGTTGCCAGCCACGCCGCGACCGTCGATGCGCTCGATCGGGCGAGGGCCGGCGGAGGACCCACGCTGATCGAGGCGATGACGTATCGACGCAACCCGCACACCACGTCCGACGACGACGGCCGCTACCGCGATGCGGCACTGACCGACCAGTGGAGCGCGCTGGATCCCATCGCCCGTCTGCGTACCCATCTGGAGAACAGCGGCGTCGCCGAGGATTTCTTCGCCGGAGTGGCCGCGGAGGAGGAACTGCTCGCGGAGCGCGTGCGGGTCGGCTGCCGCACGCTCCCCGACCCCGACCCGGCGTCCCCCTTCCTGCACACGCTCGCCGAGATGCCGGCGGAGCTGGCGCAGCAGCTGGACGCACACCTCGCCTTCGTCGCCGCCGGCGAGGAGGTGGCCTCGTGA
- a CDS encoding Lrp/AsnC family transcriptional regulator — MISIDRLDSEIIGRMVNHARPGIAELAVSLGVARNTVQSRLRRLEESGVLAGMHPIVDLESVGVSVQAFVALELDQRRLPRVVEELTDIAHVLEINTQAGREDLLVRVGAVTHRDLQGAITRMIEIEGVRSTVTTMIVSTPLPLRTQPLLEHLTAESGFGRSTPAPE, encoded by the coding sequence ATGATCAGCATCGATCGACTCGACTCGGAGATCATCGGACGGATGGTGAATCACGCCCGGCCAGGAATCGCAGAGCTGGCCGTCTCCCTCGGGGTCGCGCGCAACACTGTCCAGTCGCGCCTGCGCCGTCTGGAGGAATCGGGTGTGCTCGCGGGTATGCATCCGATCGTCGACCTGGAGTCGGTCGGTGTCTCGGTGCAGGCCTTCGTGGCACTCGAGCTCGACCAGCGACGGCTGCCCCGGGTCGTCGAGGAGCTCACTGATATCGCGCACGTGCTCGAGATCAACACCCAGGCGGGACGCGAAGACCTGCTCGTGCGGGTCGGCGCGGTGACGCATCGCGACCTTCAGGGCGCCATCACCCGGATGATCGAGATCGAGGGGGTGCGCAGCACCGTCACGACCATGATCGTGTCGACTCCGTTGCCGCTGCGGACTCAGCCGCTGCTGGAGCATCTCACAGCGGAGTCGGGGTTCGGCCGTTCCACTCCCGCGCCGGAGTAG
- a CDS encoding ECF transporter S component: MSGTDAVSSPSQADAGSESHPAAASAVRDRPRTGRFRFPTAILLTCAALGVAGAVLLAPMNWVSTILTGPLPFLGMALAGLWLLPSVIALRLLRRPLVGLLVGLIAGLVLVPFSGYGFGSVATNLWWAAFTELLFLFVLWHYWGTWMHYLGALAVGIVYPLSAWAWFNLGAMSLPLQIAFFAVTIASCLGGTALGILIADRLRRAGVGGKR, translated from the coding sequence ATGAGCGGGACGGATGCCGTGAGCTCTCCCTCGCAGGCGGATGCGGGGTCGGAATCACATCCCGCAGCAGCCTCCGCGGTGCGAGATCGACCCCGCACGGGACGGTTCCGCTTCCCGACCGCGATCCTCCTGACCTGCGCCGCGCTCGGCGTGGCTGGTGCCGTGCTGCTCGCGCCGATGAACTGGGTGTCGACGATCCTCACCGGCCCGTTGCCGTTCCTCGGCATGGCGCTCGCGGGGCTGTGGCTGCTGCCGTCGGTGATCGCGCTGCGGTTGCTGCGGCGCCCGCTCGTGGGGCTGCTGGTCGGTCTGATCGCGGGGCTCGTGCTGGTGCCGTTCTCGGGCTACGGCTTCGGCAGCGTGGCGACGAACCTGTGGTGGGCGGCCTTCACCGAACTGCTGTTCCTGTTCGTGCTGTGGCACTACTGGGGCACGTGGATGCATTACCTCGGCGCGCTCGCGGTCGGCATCGTGTATCCGCTCTCGGCATGGGCCTGGTTCAACCTCGGGGCGATGTCGCTGCCTCTGCAGATCGCGTTCTTCGCCGTGACGATCGCCAGCTGCCTCGGCGGCACCGCTCTCGGCATCCTGATCGCCGATCGCCTGCGTCGTGCGGGAGTCGGCGGGAAGCGCTGA